GTGAACTCACCACCCTCAATTCGGCAACAGCACTTTAGGGAAACATTTGAAAAAGACGGTAGTGCTTCAAGAAATGCGGTTGAAACAGAACAAGGGTGTTCGTCTGCTCTGGGAGTTGCGAACTAAAGACCAAGCTCCGCAGCACTGACAGACCGACTCGAACGGCGATGGCTAATCGTCTCTGCAACATTGTAGTGAGGTGGGTCGCACAACCGGGCCAATCCCAAGGCTAAAGAGCCAAAACGTCACTGTAAATGCTAATATTCAGGTGAAATGGTGCCCCCACACGGACTCGAACCGCGGACCTACTGATTACAAATCAGTTGCTCTACCAGCTGAGCTATAGGGGCACTCGGGCACGATCTAATTGCTTCTTTCGGAAGGTGCAAGAAAAAGTTCAGCGGCGGCTGGCGCGGGCCATCAGGGCGACGGCGCAGAGGCCGACGGCGATCACCATCAGTGCTGGCGGGGCCGCTTGTCCCAGTTGTTCAAGCGAGGCCTGTTCATAGACACGCGTGGCCAGGGTGCCATAGTTGAAGGGGCGTAGAAGCAAGGTCGCGGGCAGCTCTTTCACGCTGTCCACAAAGACCAATAGAAGCGCCGTACCGACTGAGCCGCGAATCAGAGGGAAGTAGACTTCGGCCAAAGCGCCTCGTGCCGAACGTCCGAGTGAACGGGCCGCCATCGGTATGTTGGGCGAGACACGCTCGATCGCGGCATCGGTGGCGCCTTGCGCGATAGCAAAGAACCGCACGCAATAGGCATAGATCACAGCAAAGGCGGTCCCCGTCATAACCAGTCCGGGATCCCAGCCCGTCACGGCAAGAACTCCGTCTGCCATCGCGTTGTCGGCTGCTGCCATTGGAATCAGAATCCCGATCCCCAACACAGCCCCCGGCGCCGCATAGCCGATTGTCGTGACCGGCATCAACTTGCGGGCCAGTGTGCTGCCGGAAAGGCGCACCCCATACACCAGAAACAGCGCGCCCAGTACGGTCACAAGCGCCGCGACGGACCCAACGGTCAACGTATGCAGCAAAGCCGAAAACAGCCCATTTGACAGCCAGTATTCCGGCTTGGCCAACGCATGCGAGAACAGCACCGCGACGGGCAGTACGAAGCCGATGATGAAGGGGACTGCACAAAGCACCAACGCCGCCAAGCTGCCCAATCGCCCCAATTCGCGTGGCTCGACCGGACGGCTTTGACGCGACATGCGATAGAACCGGCTGCGCGAGCGTCCGAGCTTTTCAAGTGCAGCCAGCAGAAATACGAAACCGAGAATAACCAAGGCAATCTGGGCCGCGCCCCCGGCGTTATGGCCCTCGAGCCAGACTGTGAAAATGCCCGTGGTCAGGGTTTGCACCGCGAAATAATCCACGACGCCGAAGTCCGACACGGTCTCCATCATCACGATGGCAACACCTGCCGCAATCGCGGGGCGCGCCAACGGAAGGCCGACGCGCCAGAAACGCGCAATCGGCCCTGCCCCCAACGCGCGGGCGACCTCATAGGCATCGGCGGATTGCTCACGAAATGCGGCGCGGGCCAAAAGGAAGACATACGGGTTCAGCGCTGCTGCCAGTACGACGATGGCCGCCC
The Aliiroseovarius pelagivivens DNA segment above includes these coding regions:
- a CDS encoding ABC transporter permease, yielding MVEQKTRIETTARARYRLSIWSIGAIVIAALVVLPILSILWLALTPEENAWPHLMATTLPRYVTNTAIISLSVGFLSAAVGTGSAWLITMYRFPGARWLEWLLLTPLAIPAYVGAYALVDFLEYAGPLQTGLRSMFGWESARDYWFPEIRSRWAAIVVLAAALNPYVFLLARAAFREQSADAYEVARALGAGPIARFWRVGLPLARPAIAAGVAIVMMETVSDFGVVDYFAVQTLTTGIFTVWLEGHNAGGAAQIALVILGFVFLLAALEKLGRSRSRFYRMSRQSRPVEPRELGRLGSLAALVLCAVPFIIGFVLPVAVLFSHALAKPEYWLSNGLFSALLHTLTVGSVAALVTVLGALFLVYGVRLSGSTLARKLMPVTTIGYAAPGAVLGIGILIPMAAADNAMADGVLAVTGWDPGLVMTGTAFAVIYAYCVRFFAIAQGATDAAIERVSPNIPMAARSLGRSARGALAEVYFPLIRGSVGTALLLVFVDSVKELPATLLLRPFNYGTLATRVYEQASLEQLGQAAPPALMVIAVGLCAVALMARASRR